One genomic region from Cucumis melo cultivar AY chromosome 9, USDA_Cmelo_AY_1.0, whole genome shotgun sequence encodes:
- the LOC127150848 gene encoding uncharacterized protein LOC127150848, with product MAAPTSLHHDITKARKIPKRALPIICFREVSPPSSDASNTSIIDSGGKSYGCSENAGAAGTYYDAVSRSLIVSNDNLSTQTDTLLLTFPKQPLWTNVYIQNHAKALVPLFWSRVQVQGQIHLSVGAVLSFGLAHYASSEFELIAEELLMSNSVIKTVWMILSVEYLLDNIKVGPKSFLRGPLDDSKANKTRPRLYCELSDCPAELLHPLEDCNVNSTLPFTLQICRVEDLTVEGTITGSVIHFHWVRDIFVYLSGAISASGLVVVEMVVLLAKQQVVGLLIIEVISG from the exons ATGGCCGCCCCAACTTCGCTCCACCAC GACATCACAAAAGCAAGAAAGATACCGAAGCGTGCTTTGCCTATTATTTGCTTCAGAGAAGTCAGCCCCCCATCGTCGGATGCTTCAAACACTTCCATTATAGATTCAG GGGGGAAGAGTTATGGCTGTTCTGAAAATGCGGGTGCTGCAGGAACGTATTACGATGCTGTGTCTCGAAGCCTTATTGTTAGCAATGACAACTTATCTACTCAGACGGATACACTTCTTCTAACATTTCCCAAGCAGCCTCTTTGGACAAATGTGTACATTCAAAACCATGCTAAGGCTTTGGTTCCTTTGTTTTGGAGCCGTGTACAG GTTCAAGGACAAATTCATTTATCAGTTGGTGCAGTCCTGTCCTTTGGGCTTGCTCATTACGCATCATCAGAATTTGAGTTAATTGCAGAAGAGCTTCTTATGAGCAATTCTGTTATTAAG ACTGTGTGGATGATTTTAAG TGTTGAATATCTACTTGATAATATTAAGGTTGGGCCTAAGTCATTCCTCCGAGGACCTTTGGACGATTCAAAAGCCAATAAGAC GAGACCACGACTCTACTGTGAACTTTCTGATTGTCCAGCGGAACTACTTCACCCCCTTGAAGATTGTAATGTGAATTCCACATTGCCCTTCACTCTTCAG ATTTGTCGAGTTGAAGATCTAACAGTTGAAGGCACCATAACTGGATCTGTTATTCACTTTCACTGGGTCAGGGATATATTTGTTTACCTATCTGGTGCAATTAGTGCTTCTGGTCTTG TGGTAGTGGAAATGGTAGTCTTGCTGGCGAAACAGCAGGTGGTGGGATTATTG ataattgaagtgatatcgggttga